A single Nostoc sp. PCC 7107 DNA region contains:
- a CDS encoding glycosyltransferase family A protein, with translation MSNKPLLSIITPTLGKFSDYWLENLLNVAGSVQFILVYPPKVKTRAINDPRVTEIISPYKGEMPQRFVGLLNAQGDYILALDDDDYVHPQVCELLAKYFQRFPESWILRLQKLNIDINDEKRIQQPWAEIPDIEQLEVCKKTPENPYPYQKGNYKGLLEVPIAPLDKNFDWRYLFWPFLTRKDNEGYHVENFNNVVWRNDLIQQALPELSHATKVMGAVTWIPSSGFDRLSGLFVQANFFEKDAIIGHWIPKPEQIRYIDKDPALKPPRFHVISDALLIKHFPQYGYLWNLVFSKLYAVPRTAGKLIRLKLVKKAQK, from the coding sequence ATGAGTAACAAACCGCTTCTGTCTATTATTACTCCTACCTTGGGTAAATTTTCTGACTATTGGCTAGAAAATCTTTTAAACGTGGCAGGTTCTGTCCAATTTATTTTAGTTTATCCACCTAAAGTTAAAACCAGAGCAATCAATGATCCCAGAGTTACAGAAATAATTAGTCCCTACAAAGGCGAGATGCCACAGAGGTTTGTCGGTTTACTCAATGCTCAAGGAGACTATATTTTAGCCTTGGATGACGATGATTATGTGCATCCCCAAGTGTGTGAATTATTAGCTAAATATTTTCAACGTTTCCCTGAAAGTTGGATTCTGCGTTTACAAAAACTGAATATTGATATTAATGATGAAAAACGTATCCAACAACCGTGGGCAGAAATTCCTGATATAGAACAACTGGAAGTATGCAAAAAAACTCCTGAAAATCCTTATCCTTATCAAAAAGGTAACTATAAAGGTTTATTAGAAGTTCCCATTGCTCCCTTAGATAAAAATTTTGATTGGCGTTATCTTTTCTGGCCATTTTTAACTAGAAAAGATAACGAAGGTTATCATGTAGAAAATTTTAACAACGTTGTTTGGAGAAATGATTTAATTCAGCAAGCGCTTCCTGAACTTTCACACGCCACAAAAGTTATGGGAGCCGTGACGTGGATACCCTCAAGTGGATTTGATAGATTATCTGGTTTATTTGTCCAAGCTAACTTTTTTGAGAAAGATGCTATTATCGGTCACTGGATACCAAAACCAGAACAAATTAGATATATAGATAAAGATCCAGCTTTAAAGCCACCAAGATTTCATGTGATTTCTGATGCCTTGTTAATTAAACACTTTCCCCAATATGGTTATTTGTGGAATCTTGTGTTTAGCAAGTTATATGCTGTTCCCAGAACAGCGGGGAAATTAATCAGGTTGAAGTTAGTAAAAAAGGCACAGAAGTAG